DNA sequence from the Acaryochloris sp. CCMEE 5410 genome:
TTGTTCATTTTGCTATTTAAACCTTCTAATAGCGAAGTGAACAGACGCCAGTATCGCGCAATCGTGCCTCTGGGGATTTTGGTCATACCTGCAACGATTTGCTGAGTGACCTTCTCGCCCTTAGCTTGGAGCTGGAGGATGGCCGACTCAATGGCGATTTGCACTCGCTCCGTTTTATGGGCTGCTTCAATCGTCAGATCCTTGGCTTGGACCTCCTGGACGAAGGAGTCCATTTCAATGTTGGAAATCAGGATGACTTGCAGGGATTCATTCGGACGTCGATGTGCCCTCAGTCGCCCGATGGCTTGGTGAATCTCCGCGAGGATGGAGCGGTCAATAAATGCCATGAATGCTGGGTCATCGTCTTCTGGGTAGTATCCACAGACAATGGCAAACTCAGCAGCCAAGTCATTGAGATTACGGCAGGGAGTGCCTACGAGGACTAGGGTTTGGACTGTGAGGAAATCATTGACCCCTCGGCTATCTCGCCACCAAGCCCCATCCTGTTCATACTTCTTGAAGTCAATCGTTCGGGTATTCACTGCATCCAAATCTTGGTAATGCTGGGCTAAGGCCCCAATGCGCTTGGTCTGATCCCCGCCTCGACTCATGCCCACTCGCCCCATGTCCTTCACCTGAATCACCTCCAGGTTTCCGGTGTCTGGGACGGCTTGGCGCACCACTAAGATTTCATCGGGAGAGCAGCCCAGTTTTAGGGCTAAGTCTTCACGAGATAGAGTGGCATCAAGGAAAACGTTGGCTTGGGCAGCTTGGGCTAAGTCTCGATGTCGTGGGTTGGGGGTATTGAGGGTCAAAAGGCCATAGCGGCTGACTTGGATGCATCCAGAGCCACCCTGCAAGATGCGGATTAGAGGAACGAGCCATTGCTTGACCACACCATTTCGGGCCTGCTCGGCCATCTCTGAGTCTCGCTCAGAGAACTTTTTGCGAAGTTGCTTGGGTAGATCAGCAAGATCCACCCCATAGTCTGAGGTGGTGTTGAGAAAACCTAGGTTGGGGGATAGAAGCTGAGCGATTTCCCCCAGTTTTACCCCTGCCATGTCAGGCAGACGGCCTTTGACGGCTAAGTGATTCAAGCCATATTTCCCTAACTTCTCCGAACCATCCATTAAGGGCAGCAACGCTGAGAGTAGGGGCTGTACCAGGGCAAAGATTTCAGGATAGCTAATCAGACCTGAAATGGTTTGCTGCAAGTCATTGAAGGTAACGGTCACGGACTGTTTGACCTGGAAGTTCTGACCGGGTTCATCCCAGATCAGCATGGTGTTTTCCAGGGGGTAATCCTCTGGATCTGGCAATGAGTCAGGATGTGCCCTCAGCAGAGGCGCACCTAAGACATTGCGCCGTTGGTTCAAAAAACCATACCCTGGCCCATCGGCATTGATGCAGGCTTCTCTGGCAATACAGGTGCCACAGATAAGGCTGGCGGTATCTGCTCCAGGGATGTTCTTGTCCCGTAGAGCATTGAGAACTCCAATGCGGCTACAGTTAGCGGGAACAGCGAAGGCATCCCCTTTGGCAGATCGTTGGAGTCGATTCTTGACCCGATTGAGTCCTCCATGCCGTGCTTCTAGGTCACACCAGCCATTTCCTTGTTCTAATGTTGATACGGTGGGATTGCGGTGTTGGTCTGAAAGGTAAATAACCTGCTCAACTCCAAAGCCAATGGGGGTAACGTTCCCAGAATCGTAGCTTTTCCCAGTACCGGGTTGGGACTGGTCAAGGATGTAGGGGAATCCTGATGAGATGAGGGTTTGCCAGGTCTGGAGTCGCTGACCCGGCTCGTATTCATGGACTAGAGGTGTTGTTGTTTCGAGAGTCCCGTTATCTCCAGGGCAGCTTTGTAAGCTGCTGCTTCTGGAGTTTGCTGATTGTGCTGTACGTCTTCTAATGCGTCTTCGATAATTTTCCAGTCGAAATCTAGAAATATATCCATGTCTTCGATGAGCTGCAAGGAGTCGTGCAGTGCGGCGACGGGATCGTTTAGCTCGACGGCTTGTTGCAGGCAGCGTTGCAAGACGCTCGTCATCTGGTGCAGTTCGCTTCGTTCCGCGAGGGTTAGGGGGGTGGGTTTGTGGGTCATTGGGAGTGGCAAACCCTTGAGCGGGCGATGAAGGACGGGTAAACGTGGTCAGAACGTCTTGGAGCTTGTGCAGTAATTGGTTGCACTGAGCTGCAATCTGTTCAAAATCGGCCACTGACAAAAACCGAATTTGACCAAGGTCGTCCAGTTCATCAATGTCAAGATGGATGCGCTTGTCTGTTTGCTTCCACCAGGCGACCCTAACACTGTAACCCCAGTCCTTCAGTAGTGCCCAGGTTGCCCGATATTGCCGTAGTACCGACTTGTTCTGAATGGCCCCAGCATCTGGGTAGAACTCGACAGTTGTTGTCCCAAGCTGGGCTAGCGTTGCTTTCAAGGTTTGAGGGGATGCTGCAAACAATCCCCCCGCTGCACCGATGGTCACTTGGCCCATGCGCTGTGCAAGCAAGTGAGGTTTAGCCCCTGTGCCTTCAACGAGTGCGATAGCGTCTCTCGTGACTTGGGTTGGATGATGGATGGCTAGGGGTAGTTCACCAATGGGAAGATGGGGGGTGGGGCCATTTTGGCGCTTCCTAGTTTTGCCTGTGAGCCAGTAATAGCGACCCCCCTCAGAGGATCTTGCTCTGACTTGAAAGCCGACAATCAATCCATCTGCATCAACAATGGGGCAGAGATAACCCGGTCTTGGAGTGTTGAGCGAATTCCCATCCAGGTTAATCCCTGGCAAGGTATGAGGTAGTTCATCAGAGAGGGATTGCCACTGCTCAACGGACTTCACGCCCCAGCATTGGATCTGCTCATTGGTGAACCCGCGACGATGGAGGTCCGCCCGATCTGCTGGGTGTAGGGTGAGCTGATCAAGGAGCTGGCGGTAGTGTTGGTCCCGTTCGATTGCGGGGAGGGATTGAGCGTGACGTTGGGCCTCAGCTTGGGCACGATGCTCTCTGAGAATCCGTTGTTCTTGCCATCGGCGTTCCCTCTCTTTTGGGCTAATGTTTTGTCCTTCGTCTGGGACAAACTTTCCCCAGAGGCCATCTTTGGTTAGGCCCAGATAGCGATAGCCTGCAATTTGGCCTGTGAGAGTCATGCAGAGGTGAAGGTTATCGGCCTTTCTGCATTTGCCTGTGATGTCCCCGCATAGGTCGCAGGGGTTGGAGCGATTGGTGGCGAGTAGTTTACTCGCAGAGCTATGAAAGCTAGACATGGGCTAGCTCCCATGCCCGTAGCTGGGTGCTGGAATATTGGTTCATTACGAACTCCCTGAAGTTTTTTATGTGTAGCGATAGGGAGCCGTAATCTAGATTTCAGTACACGGTTGCCATTAATAGCAAGTTGTGTTTAAAATTAGACATCACGAAACGGGAGATACTAACTGCTCCGTCGCCAAACAAGAGGTTAGTCCCCATCCCTATCAATAGCCGTCCTTCTCGGACATCATTTAGCCCCTAACAAGGGGTTTTTGATTTTAAACTAAACTGTCATCGGCACCTCCTCAGCAATAAGTGTTTGATCGATCAAACTCTTTAAAGCCCATCCTGTCAATGGTTCGATCATAAATCTGTACCCACACTGTGGATAGGCACTAATAATAATTTGCAATCGATTGAAGAAGGCAAGCATAGGAAAGCCTGATCAATGAATAAGGCTATCAAGTCTGAAGGTTGTCTGACTCTATAAGCAACCTTCAGTATGAAGAGCATCAAGGACAATGGTTCAAAACACAATTTATTGCAGAAAAAAGATCTTTTGGCGTAAGAGCCTAATCCACATATTTAAATGTGCTGAAAGATTGAAGTTACTTGTCCTAAACTGTTTAATCGCGATTCTACACCAAAAATTACTGATCGATCAAAACCGCGATCTCACTTTACCCATACATCAACCAATCCACGGAAACATCTAGGATTTTAGAAAATGCATCTAGTTCATAATCTTTGACACTACGTTGTAGTCGTTCAATTTCAGAGATATCAGATTGTGTTAATTGGATTTGAAAATCCACCTCTAGAGCAGCAGCCAGTTCGCTCTGACTCCATCCAAGCTTTCTACGCGCTTCTTTAACTCGAAGTCCACATAAATTTGCCCTGCGTTTTGCTGCCAAGAATTCAATCTCCAAAGATGACCTTTGAAGATTTAGCTTGACAAGCTACCGGGTTGTAGACGATAATCGTCTAGATTGTATTTTCATACTCTTTTGGCCTTTCTTTTCGTTGTCACAATCCAAGCTGTCACCGCATCAGAACAAGTATTGGGATCAGTTTCAGCACAAATACACGAAACTTCCAACTGCTCAACCAAAATAAACAAGGATGGGTGAGGGAGCCCCAGCATGACAACTGTCTCTCCTGGATCGGTAGTGCCTGAAATACAACTTTCAAGATTTTCCCTGAGATGGTCTAGGTGAAAATCATCGAGAGCTGTATAGAATGACCACACACTGTTTACATTGTCTGGGATACTGGAGTCTGGCAAAACTGCTTGATTGGCCATCAAAGACCACACCGTAGTAAATTCAGGCCATTAACCATCGTGTTTGCCCAAAGGTGTAGTCATTCTAAAAAGCATCATCCATCCAGACCAGGCTCTAAAACAGTACCTCTCACACTTGAGCATCCCGTTATCTAAACCTCAACAGCAGCATGTGCTGCGTATTGTTGAAGGATTGATTGTGGGCAATGGCCGCAAAACCCTTAGCCACTTGTATGCTCAGTGGGTTGATGCTCCAGATGCCAGTGCAGTGGCTGACTTTTTACGAGTGAGTACCTGGTCTGAGCAATCTCTCGACAAACGCCTTGGGGAAATCAACCTGGCCGATGTCATAGAGCGCGTGCAGCGAGGAGGAAGTTCTCCTGTGGTGTATGTGAGTATTGATGACTCGACCAGTAGCAAAGATAAGGATACCCATGCCTTGGAAGGGGTGGATTGGCAGCATGACCACAATGCCAGTGGTCGCAATACTCCCAAGTACAAGAAAGGGATGGTGCATGTGAGTTGTCGGGTTCAAATTGGCAACCACAGTGTTCCCTTCGCCTATCGGCTCTATTTACGGGCAAAAACGGTTCGCAACTTGAACCGGGGACGTGCCAAGGAGGAGCGATTGCGCTTCCAAACCAAGTATCAACTGGTCCGGGAGATGCTTCAGCAGCTCCAGCCTCTATTACCCAAAGAATGGCGGGTGTACGTTTTATTCGATAGCTGGTATGCCTCCGCCAAACTACTCAAGTTTGTTCGGCGGCAAGGCAAGCGATGGTTTTGTTTGGGCGCTATCAAATCCAATCGCATTCTTGATGGCAAGCGTCTGAGTCAATGGAACAAAGACCTCAAGCACAAACACTACGACTCAGTTGAGTTAAAAACAGTGACAGGCTCAAAGCACACCTACCTAACGCGCTCGATTACGGGCCGATTAAATGAGGTGCCTTTTGACGTCTGTGTGGTCATCTCCAAGCGGCACCCTCGGGATTCTCACCCGAAGTATTACCTGTGCACAGACACCTCATTGTCTGCGGCCAAAATACTGAAACGCTACTCAAAGCGCTGGTCCATTGAAACAGATTATTGGTATCTCAAGCAATGTTTGGGATTGGGGGAGTTTCGCGTCCAACACTATGAAGCGATTCACAAGTGGTACTCTTTGGTGCATTTAGCGTTGCATTTTTTGTATGCTCAACTGCGCTGTTCTCAACAGAGGGATGATCCATTCATTTCAATTGCCCAAGTGATTGAACATCACCGACAGCAACAGGCTCAAGCGGTCTTAATGGCTGCTTGTGAGCAGGCCATCACGGATGGCAATACGCAAGGAGTCGTGAAGCGCTTCATTCTACCAACTCGGATTGCAGCCTAATGGCTTGAGAAACATTAGCTGAATTCGAGTTACTGCTCTGAGGCACACACTTCAGAGTAGGTTACCGCCTGTTCTGGCGGTAATGAAAGGAGGCTGAACTTTGATGAAATTTGCCAGACTCCAGTGGGATATTTGTAGGCCATCCATTGATATCATCAGGGAAATAAATAACTAATGATATGTCTTTGGGTATCAACCTTTGAAATTTTTGAGAATTAGCATCTCCACAAAAAAGGCGATGATACCTCCCCAAACTCCAAGTTTCCCCTTTGGCAACTTGAAGATCTTTTCTTGACGCTGAACGAGAGGTTGTACCTTTCGACTTTTTCTTGGTCTCCTTTCTTCTGTGCCTCTTACCTGTTTTAATCTTTTGCGGTGGTGGTGTTGGTAAAGATTCTTCTGTCGATGAATCCTTATGTGACTCAATGATTTCAGTCGCCCTTCTTTTAGAGACCCGTTCATCTTTTGCGATATTAAGAGCTTCCTCTCTCGCTTCAACAGGAACAGATGGCGCAGCTAATAGGTAAAGTGCTGATTTTGCGATATCAAGCTCAGTAAAGTTCGCGTCATTAAAACACTGAGCAACCCTCGTAAAATTATCTGCTGTACGAATGCTCATTTCAAATTCAGCATGTAGCCATTGGCGATATTGTCCATACTGAAGGGACTTTTTCACTTCAAGTAGACTCGTACCAATTTCTACAATTGTTTCAATAGTTTGGGTCAGGAGTCCTTTTATCTTCCCAGCCTCGTTCTGCAAAAAACGAGACGTATTGCTGTCAAATTGAGTATAGTCAAAATTGTCTTGGGATAAGGATTCTGACATTTACACCTATGCTTGTCGCTGCAACAAAATAAGCATAGCTGTTGTGACAATTATTTGTGCTGAAAATGTACAAATAATTGCACTTTTTAAAATAACAAGTAGTGGACCTTACATTATCAATATAAAATAGTATAAATGAACTAAAATTAGCAGCTTTTCCGTCCATCCTTAGCAAACTTCATGATTTGCAGAGAGAGAGAATTCAAGCTTGTGAAAAGGCAAATAGCATGGAACGTACCACTGCTAGGTTTAGATTGATTATGGCTTTTAGACCTGAAATGCACAACATTATCTGGATAACGATCAGTAACATCTGTACAACCCACATCAATGGTGGCTTTTGATGGATTTGCTTCAGATAGAGATTGCTGCCTGGTAGCCTCTTCATTAATTTGAGATTTATGCCTTGCAATTATTTGCCTCGTCTTCACTTTGGTGATTTTTTCTCCAGCTTTAGATCTCTCAATCACTTCATTCCTTGCACTTGAGGGAGTTGAGGCCCTAGCAAGTTCATAACAGGCAGTGATTGGTAAAGCCAGTTGTGCAACGGTTGCACAACTGAAATTTTGCGCTAGATGCATCTGATTACACGCTGTACTCCTTGATAGACCAAGTTCTGAAGCAATCCATCGACAGAATTGTCCATACTCTAATTTCTCTTTTACTTCAAGCAATAATCTTCCTGCTTCCCATGCATCCCGCAGAGTTCTGGCATAAATTTCCTTAATCGCACTTGTTTGACGCTCAACAAACTCCTTTGTATCAGAATCAAGCAGATCATAGTTAAATTGATTTAATTTATGGGTTTCTGAGCAATAAAGTGAGTTTGACACTGGTTAGCTCCCAAAAAGTCATATCTTATGAAATTTACCTGTAAGTCAAATTTTAGTCTATTTAGTTGATATTTTATATATATTATTGTCACTTGCTGGCCCAATATCTAATAATTGATGCCTACAAATATATTTTTTGAGTAAGAGGTGATAGATTAGAGGCAAATCTTAGAAAATAGTATCGATAAAGTGTAAATCACAAGCACTTAACCTATCTTCCGGTGTTTTCATTAGGAAAGTCATGGATTTTGAGCAAGCGAAGCGAATTATTAGCGAGTTATCCCTAGCAAAACGTGGGAAACGATTGAATTTTACTGGCGAAATAGCACTGAAAGCTGCATGGGAAGATATTCCGATAGCGCAAGCTATTCAAGAACATCCATCTGGGGAGTCCACGACTCAAGGTTATGTTGCTAGTCGGATAGGTCCAGATCTGTGGAAATTTCTGTCTCAGGAACTAGGTGTAGAAGTAAAAAAGAAGAACTTACGTCTTGTCTTTGAAAAACTAGAAAACGAAGGCATGTTTTTGGCTATTGACAGAATCTCGGTAGACAAGGAAGACCAGCCTAAGTCTTGTCAAACGAAAGTTAGCCCAACCTCCAACATAACTATTTTAGGCAACTTGCCTCCAAATGTTCCCCGCTTTTATGGTAGAAATGATGACTTCCTTAAGTTAGCAGCCAACTTAACTCAAAATCGCTGTGTCGCTCTGGTTGGTGCTGCTGGCATTGGTAAGAGTGCTCTAGCGTCTATGTACGTGCAGCACATAACCTCAAAACCTCAGCCTGATTTTCAGCGTGTTATTTGGATATCCTTGCATCATGGACAGAGGGTAAGTGAGCTATTAGAGTCCCGATTTAAGGACGATGATTTTGAGACTCTACTTCAAGATACACGCTCTCTAATGGTGATTGACTGTGGTTCTACTGACCTAGAAGAAGATCAAGATTTCCAAGCGTTAGTCCATAAATTCTGCGTTGAGATATATAAAAGTTCTCTCTTGATTCTTAGTCGAAATATAGTCACGACAGTAAAGCAGCTAGCTAGTATTCAAAGGCCAGCAACGACAATCAAACTGAAAGGTTTAGCTGATCAAGATGCTCTTCGTATCTTGCAGGATCAGGGTATTCAGGGAGAGTCTGATTGCTATAGGCTAATTGAGTCCTATCGGGGTAATCCTCAACTGCTTCTACTTGCCTCAGAACGCATCAAGCGTTTTTGCGGAGGGAAGCTGGAGTCATTTATGCTTCACAAAACCTCTTTTGCCAGTGATTATGTCAGGCGAGTGATTCGGGAATATGGGATGAATAAGCTTACGCCTACTGAACAGAGAGTACTCGATGTATTGATTCAGTCAGACCAAGATACTCCTAAGTGGATTGCGTTTAGTGAATTAATGACGGAGTTATCTTCTGGTAGAGAGAATGCTTCAATGTCAGAATTGATTGAGATTTTAGAGTCTTGGGAAGGCATGTCATTGATTGAGTCTAATAATAACCCGGACACTGGGGAAGCAACTTTTATTCTTCCCCCAGCTACTCGTAAGGTGCTAATGCGGAGAAATCTCAATGCCTTTGCCTCTCTATCTCAGCCTGCATAATGAGTTTTTGTATTAGTCCTTGGTGTTCTCAAAGACGGAACCCAGACGAGGCAGAAGTTTGTCAATCTTGCGGAACGCCGTTGCTGATTAATGATCGGATTCGGTTGATTCGTCCCTTGAGAGAGTTTGTACCTTTAATACCATCAGAGGTCTTTGAGGTAGAAGATCTAAAAGGGTCGTATGCGATTCCTCCGGGTCGAAGAGTTCTCAAAACCTTAAGAACCGTTGATGCTAAAAGAGTTGAGATGTTGGAGCGGGAAATTAGAGCGCTCCAGATGCTTAATGATCCTGGTATTCCTAAAGCAGACTTAGGTGATTTTTTTAAGTTTATACCGAATAATTCAGGTTTTCCTCTGTATTGCATCTTAATGACGAAGCTAGATGGGCAAGACCTGGATAAGTGGATTGAGGAGAATGGTCGGATCTCTCAAGAAAAAGCATTAGATTGGCTAAAGCAGTTTTTCCAACTTTTGCATAAGGTTCATGATGCTGGCTTTTTTCATCGAGACATTAAGCCATCGAATATCCTTCTTAAAGATGATGGCACACTTGCTCTGATCGATTTTGGTGGTGTTCGAGAAGTTACAGAGAGTTTTCTGGCTAAAATTTCAGGCACAGGCGATGCAACGGGCTTAGAGCGTGAGCATGAAATCACAATCGTTCGTACCCCTCTGTTTTCTCCTCCAGAACAGATCAATGGCCGTGCAATTCCCCAGTCTGACTTTTATGCAGCAGGCCGCACATTCGTTTGCTTGGTTACGGGACTGGATCTATTCGATATCCGTTTAGATGGAGATAACAAGAAACTGCTTTGGCGAGAGAAAGCACCCCATATTGACCCACCCTTGGCTGATTTTATTGATAAGTTGATGGCCCTTTCGCCCAAGAAGCGACCAAAAACAACAGAAGATATTTTAGATCAACTCGACCACCTTCCCAGGAGAATCAAAAGGTATCGTCGCTTCCAT
Encoded proteins:
- a CDS encoding DUF3102 domain-containing protein; translated protein: MSNSLYCSETHKLNQFNYDLLDSDTKEFVERQTSAIKEIYARTLRDAWEAGRLLLEVKEKLEYGQFCRWIASELGLSRSTACNQMHLAQNFSCATVAQLALPITACYELARASTPSSARNEVIERSKAGEKITKVKTRQIIARHKSQINEEATRQQSLSEANPSKATIDVGCTDVTDRYPDNVVHFRSKSHNQSKPSSGTFHAICLFTSLNSLSLQIMKFAKDGRKSC
- a CDS encoding protein kinase domain-containing protein is translated as MSFCISPWCSQRRNPDEAEVCQSCGTPLLINDRIRLIRPLREFVPLIPSEVFEVEDLKGSYAIPPGRRVLKTLRTVDAKRVEMLEREIRALQMLNDPGIPKADLGDFFKFIPNNSGFPLYCILMTKLDGQDLDKWIEENGRISQEKALDWLKQFFQLLHKVHDAGFFHRDIKPSNILLKDDGTLALIDFGGVREVTESFLAKISGTGDATGLEREHEITIVRTPLFSPPEQINGRAIPQSDFYAAGRTFVCLVTGLDLFDIRLDGDNKKLLWREKAPHIDPPLADFIDKLMALSPKKRPKTTEDILDQLDHLPRRIKRYRRFHSKPYQIVAVVLIALVLFGLFQGGRVGASRYFFRLAGENEGEGKLESAKENYERAIWFDPGDQAAYNNLALVCKRLWKYPCALENFDKALELKPHEVTLYNIGSIYDDAQDYKEARQYYEKSIEVGQGNFIAPINNLARLDILEKNYQKAAQDTAKVLGQSEDPQINASLYKNLGWAQFELEQYEKASINLKKSIELQPDEASAHCLLAKTKNKQNYTARSEWESCLFLNSVVPEVWTWKQEFIDRLDKP
- a CDS encoding NB-ARC domain-containing protein → MDFEQAKRIISELSLAKRGKRLNFTGEIALKAAWEDIPIAQAIQEHPSGESTTQGYVASRIGPDLWKFLSQELGVEVKKKNLRLVFEKLENEGMFLAIDRISVDKEDQPKSCQTKVSPTSNITILGNLPPNVPRFYGRNDDFLKLAANLTQNRCVALVGAAGIGKSALASMYVQHITSKPQPDFQRVIWISLHHGQRVSELLESRFKDDDFETLLQDTRSLMVIDCGSTDLEEDQDFQALVHKFCVEIYKSSLLILSRNIVTTVKQLASIQRPATTIKLKGLADQDALRILQDQGIQGESDCYRLIESYRGNPQLLLLASERIKRFCGGKLESFMLHKTSFASDYVRRVIREYGMNKLTPTEQRVLDVLIQSDQDTPKWIAFSELMTELSSGRENASMSELIEILESWEGMSLIESNNNPDTGEATFILPPATRKVLMRRNLNAFASLSQPA
- a CDS encoding transposase → MPKGVVILKSIIHPDQALKQYLSHLSIPLSKPQQQHVLRIVEGLIVGNGRKTLSHLYAQWVDAPDASAVADFLRVSTWSEQSLDKRLGEINLADVIERVQRGGSSPVVYVSIDDSTSSKDKDTHALEGVDWQHDHNASGRNTPKYKKGMVHVSCRVQIGNHSVPFAYRLYLRAKTVRNLNRGRAKEERLRFQTKYQLVREMLQQLQPLLPKEWRVYVLFDSWYASAKLLKFVRRQGKRWFCLGAIKSNRILDGKRLSQWNKDLKHKHYDSVELKTVTGSKHTYLTRSITGRLNEVPFDVCVVISKRHPRDSHPKYYLCTDTSLSAAKILKRYSKRWSIETDYWYLKQCLGLGEFRVQHYEAIHKWYSLVHLALHFLYAQLRCSQQRDDPFISIAQVIEHHRQQQAQAVLMAACEQAITDGNTQGVVKRFILPTRIAA
- a CDS encoding DUF3102 domain-containing protein — encoded protein: MSESLSQDNFDYTQFDSNTSRFLQNEAGKIKGLLTQTIETIVEIGTSLLEVKKSLQYGQYRQWLHAEFEMSIRTADNFTRVAQCFNDANFTELDIAKSALYLLAAPSVPVEAREEALNIAKDERVSKRRATEIIESHKDSSTEESLPTPPPQKIKTGKRHRRKETKKKSKGTTSRSASRKDLQVAKGETWSLGRYHRLFCGDANSQKFQRLIPKDISLVIYFPDDINGWPTNIPLESGKFHQSSASFHYRQNRR
- a CDS encoding helix-turn-helix domain-containing protein, translated to MAAKRRANLCGLRVKEARRKLGWSQSELAAALEVDFQIQLTQSDISEIERLQRSVKDYELDAFSKILDVSVDWLMYG